CAGCCATTTTCGCGTGAACCCCAGTTTTCTTGCAAGGCCGAGCATCTTCTCGTTCTCTGTCAATACTTCTCCGACCATCTCGTCAAGTCCCTTTTTCTTCGCCCTCTCTATCAGGATCTGCATGAACTTGTAGCCCAACCCACGTCTTTGAAAACCGTCATGGATAACCAGGGCGAATTCACCCGACTTCTTGTCGAGGTCCGCAAAAAGTCTTGCCACGCCTATTATCTTCCGGCGCCCGTTTTCAGTGATCTCCGCGACAAGAGCCAGTTGCCTGTCGTAGTCTATGTTGCAGAAGAGAACTAGTCGCTCGTGGGTGATCTCTCCGAAGGAAGAGAAGAGCCTTTTCCGGAGCGTTTCCTGGGACAGGCTCGCAAATAGTTCCCGCTCCAGGGGCTCGTCTTCAGGCTTTATGGGCCTCAGCACTACCCTGGTTCCATCGGGAAGCTTCCAGTCAGTGATAAGACGTGCCGGATAGGGGGTGATTACCAGGTGAGGATAGGGGGATGGGTAATCGATGGGTTGCGTTTCAAGGACGATCCGGGCATCGAGGGCGCAGGGTGTGCCATGCGATACGGCAAGGGGGTTTATGTCGATTTCCGTGATTTCGGGGAAATCGACTATGAGATTGGAGAAAGCGACGAGGATTCTCTCAATCTCCTCAAGGTTCGCGGGTGTTTTGCCCCGATAGCCCTGAACCAGCCTATAGGCCTTTGTCTCCTCCATCAACCGTTTTGCGAGCGTCTGGTTAAGGGGAGGCAGGGCTATGGAGAAATCCCGGATAAGCTCCGCGGTCGTCCCTCCCATCCCGAAGAGGATCACGGAACCGAAATCCTTATCCCTTTTTGACCCGAGGATAAGCTCGTAATCGACAGCCCCCACCATCTTCTGAAGGGCAATGCCCTTTATAGCCGCCTCAGGGGCGCGCTCTTTCACTTCTTCAGTCATTCCCGCATAGGCTTCTTTGAGCTGGTCATCGGAGTTAACCCCTACGATCACGCCGCCCACGTCACTTTTGTGTGATATATCAGGCGAGACGATTTTGATCACCAGGGGGTACCCTATTTCCTTTGCCAGCCGGAGGGCCTCTTCCACGGTCCGGGTTATGCGGGGAAGGGTTGTAGGGATGCCATAACTAACAAGGAAGTCTTTAGACTCCCTCTCGTTAAGAAGCGTCCTTCCCTCCAGGGCGGCGCCCCTGATAATCTCTCTCAGCGGCGCTTTGTCGGGGGCTCCCCGCTCCGGCAATTCCGAAGGCGTCTCATAGAGCAGCCCCAGGTTTCTTTTGTATCTGAACATATTGACATACGTCTTCACCGCCTGCTCCGGTGTGTCATAGGCGGGGATATTGTTTTGAACCAACATCTCCCTTCCGGCTCTCACCTGTCTGCCCCCCATCCAGGCCGCGATGACCGGCTTCCCGGTTTCTTTTGCACTGTCCATTACGGCCCGGGCAACGTCTTCGGACTTTGCAGTTTTCATGGGGACGTAGATGACGAGCACACCGTCCACTCCCGGGTCAGCGAGACATGCCCCGATTGCCTTCTCGTATCTGGCAATGTCGGCATCCCCGAGCAGATCGACAGGATTGCCCTTACTCCAGTACGCGGGAAGAGCGTTGTTCAATGCCTCGACGGTTTCCGGGGCAAGCCGGGCCAGTTCCCCTCCCCGGTCCATAAGGGCATCGGTTGCCATGACGCCCGGTCCGCCGGCTGACGTCACGATGGCAAGCCGGGGTCCCCCGGGCAGCCTCTGAGAGTTCAGAGCCGCGGCGGCGTCAAATAAAGCCGCTATCTCCATTACCCTCACTACGCCGACCCTCTTGAATGCCGCTTCATAGATCGCATCGTCTCCTGCCATGACGCCCGTATGGGACCGGGCCGCTTTTGCACTTTCGGCGAACCTTCCCGGTTTGAGGACAATGATCGGCTTCCGCAGGGCGAAAGCCCGTGCAGCGCTCATGAACTGTCGCGCGTCTCCGACCCCTTCCATGTAGATAAGGATGCTCCTTGTATCCAGGTCCTCACCCAGGAAATCTATGACATCCCCAAAACCGACATTCATCATCGAGCCAAGGGACGCAAACATACTGAAGCCCACGTGGGCCTCCTCTGCCCAGTCGAGTATGGCCGCTCCCAGGGCGCCGCTCTGGGATATGAAGGCAATGTCCCCCGGCGGAGGAGCGGTTTCGATAAACATGGTATTGAGCCCCGCATTGGGCCTTACAAATCCGAGGCAGTTCGGCCCCAGGATACGCATGGCGTATCGTTTTCTTATATCGGATATCTGACGCTCCAGGGCGATGCCCTCGGCGCCCGTTTCCTTGAAGCCGCCGGAGATTATCACGACGCCGCCTACACCGGCCTTTCCACATTCTTCCACGATGCCGGGAACCCCTCGCGCGGGTGTGGCAATCACCGCAAGGTCCGTGTGCCCGGGAACGCTGCCCACATCCGAATAACATTCGCGCCCAAGGAGCATTTCCTTATGGGGATTCACGGGATAGGCCTTTATATGCTTTGAACCGAGCAGGTTTTCGAGGGTTACTCGGCCCACCGACCCTTCGACATCGGATGCGCCTATCAATGCCACGCTCCTGGGATCAAAAATACTGGAAAGGGTACCCATCCGCCACCTCCATGGGTTCTTGAGACACTGTTTGATATCTATTGCAGAGCTTTCTCTAACCTATACATTGCGGACCTTCAGCGCAACGCGGGAGGATGGGAAGGGCAGAAAGTTTCGACGCGGCTCGCGTCAACTAGCCGTAAAGAACGTTCGGAGGGGTCATATCATGGGGTAATGGGAATGTAAATGTCAATATGTCAAGGGTGTCCTTAGTGCCCCTAATTCCTCTATAAAGCATATTCTTCCAGTGGGAAAGTGAACGCCCGAAAACCACAAGTAGGGTATCTTTCTTTTAGTTTCTTCACAATATCAAGAAGGTGAGGAATCTTTTCATCGGTTGCATGTATAAAAAGTGACTTAATCTTGCCATGTGAACCCGGGGAGCCAATCATTGCTTCATATTTCTCATCTTCACCGGTCAGGCCGTGGAATTTCATATACGACGTATAACCGGCTTGCTTAAATTCATTTGTAACGCTTTCATCCAGGTAGTCGACGTAGACAATGACAAACATTTTCATGATTCCAACCTCCTACATTACATTAGGACGAGTAAATCTCTTTTTTAAAATTAGGTTATCTTCATGCCTGTTTATTTATTATAACCGACATCATAAATGATTCTCGCATAAACTAAATCTTACATCAAGCATGGAAAGCTGTTTCATTCCAAGCACAATTCCTTGAGGGCTACCGCAGAAGAGCCAAAAGGGGGACTATGGGGACATGCTAACTGTATAGTACTTTTTTGAACGGCCTGCTTGGCTATTTCGTTATGGATGTCCCCATCGTCCCCCGTAGTTGCAAGAGTGTGGGATATAAGAGACCTCCTGGGGTGAAAATAGCGCATATATATGGAGATAGAAACCAAAGTGAAAAAGTAAAGGCGTCCCCAAAGTTGCCCGGATTGAATAAATCCTATTGACACTGGTCAGGCAAACAGGCAAAATAAATGGTTTAATTGCACGGCAAATGGTACAAAGCGAAAAGGTTGACTGCGATTTCGACTTGGATATGCAAGGCGCTTTCGCACCACCAAAAACATGAGATGCCGGTATGGAAAATCCATTGACTGCAGGGGGGTGCAGAAAATGACCGAGAAGTCTTTCACTATACTTGTCGTCGATGACCACCCGGACATTTTGATGACCATTAAAGCCATCCTTTCGAGCTACAACACCATGACTTCAACAACATTCTCGCCGCAATCGTGGGCTTCACCGAGATGGCGGTCGATGATGTTTCCGACCGTCCTCTCGTGGAGAAAAACCTTAAAAATGTCCTCAAATCGGCAATAAGGGCGAAAGACCTGGTGAGGCAGATCCTTGCCTTCAGTCGGAAAACCAATCATCCGAGGAGTCCCATGTCCCTAACGCCGGTCATTCTGGAGACTGTCCAGCTCTTAAGGGCGTCCATTCCCACCACTATAGAAATCAGCCTCCTTAACACCGCAAGCTCCGACACAATTCTTGCGGCCCCCGTGGAGGTACAGCAGGTCCTCATGAACCTCGCCACTAATGCCTCCCTTGCCATGCAGGAGAAGGGAGGAACATTGGAGATCGGTCTCGCCGATATCGGCTT
This region of Syntrophorhabdaceae bacterium genomic DNA includes:
- a CDS encoding bifunctional acetate--CoA ligase family protein/GNAT family N-acetyltransferase, yielding MGTLSSIFDPRSVALIGASDVEGSVGRVTLENLLGSKHIKAYPVNPHKEMLLGRECYSDVGSVPGHTDLAVIATPARGVPGIVEECGKAGVGGVVIISGGFKETGAEGIALERQISDIRKRYAMRILGPNCLGFVRPNAGLNTMFIETAPPPGDIAFISQSGALGAAILDWAEEAHVGFSMFASLGSMMNVGFGDVIDFLGEDLDTRSILIYMEGVGDARQFMSAARAFALRKPIIVLKPGRFAESAKAARSHTGVMAGDDAIYEAAFKRVGVVRVMEIAALFDAAAALNSQRLPGGPRLAIVTSAGGPGVMATDALMDRGGELARLAPETVEALNNALPAYWSKGNPVDLLGDADIARYEKAIGACLADPGVDGVLVIYVPMKTAKSEDVARAVMDSAKETGKPVIAAWMGGRQVRAGREMLVQNNIPAYDTPEQAVKTYVNMFRYKRNLGLLYETPSELPERGAPDKAPLREIIRGAALEGRTLLNERESKDFLVSYGIPTTLPRITRTVEEALRLAKEIGYPLVIKIVSPDISHKSDVGGVIVGVNSDDQLKEAYAGMTEEVKERAPEAAIKGIALQKMVGAVDYELILGSKRDKDFGSVILFGMGGTTAELIRDFSIALPPLNQTLAKRLMEETKAYRLVQGYRGKTPANLEEIERILVAFSNLIVDFPEITEIDINPLAVSHGTPCALDARIVLETQPIDYPSPYPHLVITPYPARLITDWKLPDGTRVVLRPIKPEDEPLERELFASLSQETLRKRLFSSFGEITHERLVLFCNIDYDRQLALVAEITENGRRKIIGVARLFADLDKKSGEFALVIHDGFQRRGLGYKFMQILIERAKKKGLDEMVGEVLTENEKMLGLARKLGFTRKWLEGGVTRVTLPLK